The genomic region TCCTGTTGCATGACTGAGCCTTCCCTGGTCAACCTTGGCTGGCCTCCATAATATCCGTTCACCAGCGATGGTTGTGTTTCTATGGTAGCAGACCCAGGGCGTGGTGGCTGCTGATGTGCATGTTGCTGCTGGCTCATCTGTGCCCCATCTGTTGCCTCTGAAAATTTTGTGTACATCAAAGGGACAGAAATATCACTCTTATCTAGCTGATTCCCAAATCGGGCGATACAACATGCTCTTGTTACACAAGGCCAAGCCATTTTCTCCAGCTGTAATGTTGTGTCTGGGTTTCTTGAGAAGGATGAAAGGAATGGGTATACCCACCTTTCTGTAAGACAGACTTAATGAGTGCAGAAATCTCTGATTCCCAATCTTTGAAAAAACGCTAGTCTCGTTTCAGCAGAGAGGTTTGCTGCCTCCTTACATCCACAAGGAGTATCGTATTCTCTCTTGTGATCGATTTTCCAGCAGCATCAGTGGATTCCACAAGTAGCTAGAATGTGATGCTCGGTGTGATTACATCTGTCTTCCCATGCCTCGTATCTTCTATATAAATGCAAATTTCTGTTAATAATGTGGCCACCAGTATCCAGCCTTCATCTGAAGGGCAATGTAAAGCATTTCTGCAAGGACCGGACCCCACCCACCTGCTCTCTGCATCCCCAGATGccaaggaggagaagaggagtgTGTTAGGGGAGGAGAATTTAATGCTGGCAAGAGATCACTACTATGCAGTacctaaaatgtaataaaaatcaaAGGGGGAAGGGTGGGTGTTCAGTTTAACCCACCGTATCCACGCAGAGGAAGCTCCGACTCAGAGAACCAATGGCTTGCCTAGTCTCTAACTGCAAGGGAGTGACATTTCTCTACTCCTAGTGGCCATagtcataattaaaaaaaaaaaaaaaaacatatatacattttctctTAGAAAAGCTGATTCATTCACTGGATGCACCACATCTTGCAAACTGCATCAAAGCATTAGGTATTCACTATATCTGTCAAATCACTGGTAACTGAGCTGCCGTATAAAGGACTAAGGATCATTACGATTTACGAAGCATGCTATCACAGCTTGGTAACAAGAAAGCATTTTAACCAGTGATAAGGGATAACTCAATGGGTTACAAAAAACAGAAATCTAGGCTGTCATTTTTCATTTCAAAGTCTGTTAGTAAATTCGAGATTTATTTTGAAACCACTTATCCCCCCGTGGGTGTGTCACGTACAATGTTCAATATCATTTTGTACAATCAGAATACGCGGATATAGTCAATTTAGAGAAATTAGGCTACAATCCATTATTTTATTAGAAAATGACACAGTACGGTCTCAGGCAATCTGCTTTGCATCTCAGTGCTATGTATTATGATTTGGTTCAGGCAGTTATAGATTTACTAACAATCCTTTCTTAATCTGGCATCAACAACATTCTGACATCTATCTGAGGACTTCACAAGATTAGGAGCTTTTCCAAGAGCAGATATCGGGTGTAAAGAAACAACAGGGAAACTGCAAATCATGAAACTTAAACCAGTGCATGCAACAATCAAAGACTTTTCATGTGAGCTTATGTCAATGCCTGGTGCATACTGTTCCTGGAGACCTGATGAAGGTCCAAGGTTGGTCGTAACATGAAATTTACATAGCGTGTCCCTACAAATGTGTTACAAAGTATCTAACACAAAAGATCATTATTAGCGTCAAAACAAGGAATTATGAGGACCTGGTAATGGGATATTGCAAGATTTCCTGCACGGCCTAGAGCAGAGGCCCGTTATAATTGTGGACTCCTGCAAGTTCTACCCGCTGCATCTCTGCAAGTTTCACAACTAATTCAGAAATACATATGGTGCATTCACACACCTGCCCCCACCATATACCGCACATGTGTTGCATATATCGAATACCATGACATAAATGgggcgggtggggggggagagggtgaaaAAGATCCAGTAGGTTTTATTTTCCCATACATAAAAAAATTGCTAATGAAAGCAGAAACTTATGTCCAATAATGTTTTCAGATCGTTGCAAACTCCTAGTTTCCCCAGCGAGTAGAATACATTACCAATACCACAGCTATCTGTTTACCAGATAAAACCACAGGGATCCTTACTGCATGATTCATCAATGTCACTACACCTGAAAACTGTCCATTTCTACAATATCGTCAGATGTGTTTTATGTCAGCATTGGATTCAGCCTGGCCAATGCTAATAGCTGTATCGGGGAGTTTACTCCAGACAGGCCCCACGCAGGCCTACTGTCTGTCCTGGGTTTATCCGTGTAAACACAGATaagataaatatgtattttatttgttttatcaagGATAACCACAGAATCTAGGCACTGTGTGTGGCCTCTGAGGTATTACTAATTAAACACGGGTAATAAAGTGTTATTAAACACGCTGTTTATATAATATTTGATATTTATGTTGTAGGTTTTTTTTCCAGCCATAAACATTTCAAACAGATCATACAATTCTAGAGAATATGGTCAATTGTTAGTTTGTTTCTTTCTGACCTGTATGAAGAGCTGGTTCCCAAGTCTTCTTTAATCTGCCTGTTGAATATGTCCGATGCATCTCTATGTCTCATTCCATCCACAGTAGGCTTTCCAGCGGGAGACTTCTCTCTCACCTTCTTTTCTGGGGTATCTTTAGCGCTCGATACTTTATCTTTTTCTTTGCTAAACGACACTGACGCTTTGACTTTTTGCACCATTTTTTCTGTGTCTTCCACATTTGCCGGCTCCGCTAGCCGTTTCTCTGGTTGTGCGACCGGTTCCTTCTTCCTCTTGGCCTGACTGGAggctgttggggcagtgaggcccGGCGAGGGTTTATGGATCCAAGGATGGTCTCCACGACGAGGGATGGGCCAAGGTTTGAAATCCTTTTTGTATTGAGTCTCCTGCTCAAAGGGGGTTTCAGAAGGATGGTACTCACTTTTGGGTTTGCAGCTAGGCTCTGGTTTGATGTTCCAGGGTTTATAATCCTGGCGCATTATGGAGCCTGACTGCTCCTTGACATGAGAAGGCCCATGCTGTTGGGGTAAGTCTCTGGTGGACCCGGCGTGTCCCCCATGATCTGCCTCTACTAATGATAGTTGTACTTCAATGGCAGTTGAACTTGGACGAGCCTGAGGTTGTTGCAGGTATGTTTGATGCTGTTGAATGCCGTCTGTAACCTCTGAGTACTTGCTGAAAACTAGAGGCACTGCAATGTCACCCTTATCGAGTTGGTTCCAGAAGCGTGCTATGCAGCAGGCTCTGGTAATACAGGGCCATGCCATGATCTCCTGTGATAAACAAGGAGGTGAAAGTTTTACTTCCCCTCCAACCCACCCTTCCTCCCTTCCACCCTCTGCGATACACAACCAAAACTCGATAAACACAAACAAGACTTGTACTTATGCCAGAGTAAATAAAGTGCTGGATTCTATTGAAGTCCAATTAAGAAAACGAGGTATAAAACTAGACAGAGGACAATTCCATGGGATCTGCTATACTGTTTTTTGAAGTCATTTTGCAGATCCTTTTCGTGATTATCCTTCTGCTCCCCCTTCCCTCACTGTAATGTAACTGCAAGGCTTCCACTACTGTCGTATGATGATCCCAGTGCTGCAAAGATAGAGTctgcaaaacaaaaagaaaaaaaaggagagcCCTCAGCACATTACCCGCAGGCTGAGACACCTTTCCTTGGTGCGGCGAGCGCCGGGACTTTGCAGCAAGCCTATGCCATGATGCTGGGAGAGGACGAGCGTAGAACGGTCCCTTCACACCCTCTCTCTCCTCTGTGAAGCTGATGTTTCCCTAGCAATCCTGTCAACAGCAGCCAGCCACAATGAGGAGGCAACAGGGAAGCATCTCTGCAGGAAGTGATCCCACCCACTCTGCTCTGTATCCACAGATGCTGATGATGAGGAGATGAGGAGGgctagagagggggggggggtgagatgcTGTTGGCAGGGCAGCCTGATCATTTACTTTCGTCAGCACGCAGCGTCAGAAATCAATAGGGGTGGGGAGATGTTAACACTTTGTGGTCTGGAGAGGTCAGACAATGCCATAAATTGGTGTCATTACATAGTATTATTAGCCTGAGCTACACGCAAGGAttgattttttcccccctcccttttgatTGATTTTATAGCTTGTAACATAGTGATCGTCCACAAAATAAGCAATATTTTAAATCAAGTGGGATATTTATTTGTCACTAGAAGTGTTTGGAAGTAAGAGGGACAGAAAGCTGCCTCCATTGctattactttttaaaaatagtaaaaaatatatatttatataaataatattatgtcacttatttttaaaaaaaattgtcataatcatataatttatgtatatataaataaagaaaaacattattttatcttttttactttgtaaCTTGCCATAATCCCTCTTTACCATCAAAAGTAAGAAAATCattttagaatttaaaaaaaagaaatacattcttaaattaataACAATTGTGAAACTACAAAAATAGAGGGTGGAATGGTATGAAGATAAACattgtttaaaatgtatatgTTTGATATATAAtgcacatccagagatatatacacatacgtgaaCCGTGTTTTGTAGGAAAATACCATCAAGGGGTTCTAGACAATTCATAATAAATGGGTTGTAAAGGTTTAAAAACATGGTCAGAACTCTTCAGAGGCATTATTTGTCACTATTACATATTACGCACGTATGTATTGTTTATATTAGATGATACGTTTAGGTTTCGGCTTGTGTTAAAACAGTGTTAATAGGAgttaatggttagagttagggtaatgtaggggttaatgtttagtagacgtgcagtgtaagggttaatggttagagttagggtaatgtatggggttaatgtttagtagacGTGCAGTGTAGGAATTAATGCTTAGAGTTAGGGTAATGtatggggttaatgtttagtagacgtgcagtgtaagggttaatggttagagttagggtaatgtaggggttaatgtttagtagacGTGCAGTGTAGGAattaatggttagagttagggtaaTGTATGAGGTTAATGTTTAGTAGACgtgcagtgtaagggttaatggttagagttagggtaatgtaggggttaatgtttagtagacGTGCAGTGTCAGAgttaatggttagagttagggtaatgtatggggttaatgtttagtaggTATGCAGTGTAGGAattaatggttagagttagggtaatgtaggggttaatgtttagtaggTATGCAGTGTAGGAgtaaatggttagagttagggtaatgtatgggggttaatgtttagtagacgtgcagtgtaagggttaatggttagagttagggtaatgtaggggttaatgtttagtagacGTGCAGTGTAGGAattaatggttagagttagggaaatgtaggggttaatgtttagtagacatgcagtGTAGGAGTTAATGGTTAGGGATGGgataatgaaggggttaatgtttagtagacGTGCAGTGTAAGAattaatggttagagttagggtaatgtatggggttaatgtttagtagacGTGCAGTGTAGGAGTTAATGGTTAGGGATAGgataatgtaggggttaatgtttagtagacatgcagtGTAGGAGTTAATGGTTAGGGATAGGATAATGtatggggttaatgtttagtagacGTGCAGTGTAGGAGTTAATGGTTAGGGATAGgataatgtaggggttaatgtttagtagacatgcagtgtaggagttaatggttagggttagggtaatgtaggggttaacgtttagtagacatgcagtgtaagggttaatggttAGATAAAGGGTAATGTTTGGGTTAATGTTTAGAAGACGTACAGTGTAAGAGTtaatggttagggttagggtaatgtaggggttaatgtttagtagacGTGCAGTGTAAGAGTTAATGGTTAGGGATAGGAtaatgtaagggttaatgtttagtagacGTGCAGTCTAGAAGTTAATGGTTAGAGAtagggtaatgtaggggttaatctTTAGTAGGTATGCAGTGTAGGAgttaatggttagagttagggtaatgtaagggttaatgtttagcagacgtgcagtgtaagggttaatagcTAGAGATagagtaatgtaggggttaatgtttagtaggTATGCAGTGTAGGAgctaatggttagagttagggtaatgtaggggttaatgtttagtagacgtgcagtgtaagggttaatagcTAGAGATAGAGCCatttaggggttaatgtttagtaggTATGCAGTGTAGGAgctaatggttagagttagggtaatgtaggggttaatgtttagtagacgtgcagtgtaagggttaataactAGAGATAGAGccatgtaggggttaatgtttagtaggTATGCAGTGTAGGAGTTAATGGTTAGAGTTAAGGTAATGTAGTAGACgtgcagtgtgagggttaatagCTAGCGATacggtaatgtaggggttaatgtttagtaggTATGCAGTGTAGGAGTTAATGGTTAGTGTAGGAGTTAATATTAAGTGGTAGTATAGAGGTTAATGTGTAGTAAAGTGTAATGCGTTAaggaggggttaatgtgcagtGCAATGTGTAGGGGTTAAAGCTTAGTAAACGAGTACTGTAGTAGTTAATGTGTAattgcaattatttatatagcaccaacatattccgcagcgctgtactataggtaaaaaaacaaacactaaattctaacaaaacatgattgACATACAGGATCAGCACGTGAAGAGAGCCAGGGCCAGCGCCCCCTCTTTAGCAGCGCCCTAGGAGGCTGCCTAGTTGGCCTATAGGAAGCGCCAGCCCTGAAGAGAGCTCAgactgagaattcaatgtgagttTTATATCGATTGTCAAACTTGAAAAAAGTCAGCTgtacttccagtttggctacccCGGCCTTACATTTAACATTTACCTTGACTCCtgtaagcagggccgccatcagggggtgacaaccatgacggttgtcacgggcccggcggccctggggggcccggactgctctagcCCCTCTTtcattctctgcacacatagatagcgaatatcgctatctatgtgtgcagccgcgggccccccggctccctgttaccgcagagggggcccagcacacagcttctcctcttctcgcttctattaactctcgcgagacccggttgccatggcaacgctccgcgggtctcgcgagagttattggaggcaaTAAgctgaatgtgaagaagctgtgtgctgggccccctctgcggtaactgggggCCGGGGGCCCcttcatgccaccggaccaccaaggatggaatctcccccctccctggacacaggtaagaagcagggaggggggagaaacatttaattaatttaatatacaattataaaattaatgtaaaaatgccactttccccacccctccccctccacagattgcacatttacacacacacactgcttacactacactgacacacactgcatccactacactgacacacactgcatccactacactgacccacactgcttacactacactgacccacactgcttacactacactgacccacactgcatccactacactgacacacactgcatcaactacactgacacacactgcatccactacactgacacacactgcatccactacactgacacatactgcatccactacactgacacacactgcatccactacactgacgcacactgcattcactacactgacgcacactgcattcactacactgacgcacactgcattcactacactgacgcacactgcatccactacactgacccacactgcatccactacactgacacacactgcatcaactacactgacacacactgcattcactacactgacacacactgcatccactacactgacacacacacactgcatccactacactgacacacacactgcatccactacactgacacacactgcatccactacactgacacacactgcatccactacactgatacacactgcatccactacgctgacacacactgcatccactacactgacacacactgcattcactacactgacacacactgcatccactacactgacacacactgcattcactacactgacacacacggcatccactacactgacacacactgcatccactacactgacacacacactgcattgactacacactaacacactctctgcattcactagtacaacacacacactctgcattcactacactttggcacacactctgcattcactgcactaacacacacacactctgcattcattacacactaacacacactgaattcactacactaacacatactgcatttattacacacactacattcactacactgacacacactctgcattaactatacacacagcacccactacacaaacatcctgtattcacagtacacacactacatccaccacacattgaaacactctgcattcactatacacagacactgcgtctaatacacaccctacatccactacagacactgcatcacctaaacacaatgcatctagtacacacaaacacatccactacatcactgtacacacactacatccactactcaaacacactctgcattccgtatacacactgcatccgctacacaaacacacactctgcattcactgcacaaacagtatctaatacacacaaacactacacccattacacacatttcacttccactatacacaccacattcagtcccgcatcattgtcagcggactgggtagggcgtgggcgggcccgggggccccagaccttgtgctttgtcaggggccccaaaatttctgatggcggccctgcctgtaagggccattcactaaacagagaattCAATGGGAATTTCATATTCTAGGGGACATAGCTATTCACATTGAATCCCCCCTTTAGGCAGTAGCAAGTTACATTAGTGTCTCTGCTAGTCAGTAACTGTCCAGCACTCATGCTCCTGAAATCAGAACTCCATGGTAAGCAAAGAAAATCACAGGAACTATATCAACGGTCCACAAACAATTACATTCCTCAGATAACGACAATATCTGACACAATGTGTTCACTGCTCCTTCATTCCAGCTATCACAGATACACTTTACTGTAAGGGCAATGATGGGGGTCCGTGCAGCCGGTGCAGGTCAGTCACAAGCTGCGGCAAAGTTTTAGTTTGGAAGGTGGGTAATTGTGGAGGTCTCTCTCTCACTTCAGCTGTCCCCACAAGCCACATCTCAGCCTCAAAATGTGCAGCCACATATACAGTGCCCCCacccaggccccccccccccccagccatatAAACATATTATGGTTCTACAAATCATCATACAGTGCCCACCAGCTGAACACCTGAAGATtttcataaaaaataatacaattatatggCTGGGGGCTCCTAAATACCTGGATAGGGCTGCTGTATAATGAttcgtataataataataataataataataataaaataagattgGGGGAGCTGTATACTCTCTCTGCTGAAAGTGTATGTTTAAAAGATATGTAATAAGTACAATATATGTACACTGTAACAACTaaacaatttagtttttttcacaaaaattttaatggtaattttttttccaCTTGTATGTTTTTAGAAAATGTTATTTAGCCATATAGTTGTGGGTGGGCCCCCTTCGCCTCCTGGCAACCAATATTTTTcgatgaaaccaagagggctgcactcgcattaacatgcatacattatagggtgctgctggggccaaaatacacaaaatacagaatccagcgcactcgcctattcactaaacaatgatttgaaTTCTTACAGATtgtaagttttatttaaaaacacctcacctaggcaaaaaataatgggggtttagttacagtatatgatcatatattgcataagcctgccacaaagtcaatgtaccccattcttgtcaggtcctactctagcagcctaatgcctgctcttatgagatcaaTCCACTTACTAGGGagatacttccttactgggactctctgcaagtcaaggccaaatagggtcctggaatgaggcacttgtgacagggaggggtgcaaaacgaATATTTTTAGACCCAGTCCGCCACtgcctactgtacttactgtacctccctctactgtaatgtaacctgtaaagtactgagtacacctgttagcgctatataaatataatatacatacactgtatacctactgcacttactatacctccctctactgtaatgtaacctgtaaagtactgagtacacctgtcagcactatataaatataatatacatacactgtatacctactgcacttactatacctccctctactgtaatgtaacctgtaaagtgctgagtacacctgttagcgctatataaatataatatacatacactgtatacctactgcacttactgtacctccctctactgtaatgtaacctgtaaagtgctgagtacacctgttagcgctatataacaaaatatatacatacactgtatacctactgcacttgctgtacctccctctactgtaatgtaacctgtaaagtactgagtacacctgttagcgctatataaatacaatatgcatacactgtatacctactgcacttactgttcctccctctactataatgtaacctgtaaagtgctgagtacacctgtcagcactatataaataaaatatacatacactgtatacctactgcacttactgtatctccctctactgtaatgtaacctgtaaagtgctgagtacacctgttagtgctatataaataaaatatacatacactgtatacctactgcacttactgtacctccctctactataatgtaacgtgtagagtgctgagtacacctgttagtgctatatataaaatatacatacactgtatacctactgcacttactgtatccccctctactgtaatgtaacctgtaaagtgctgagtacacctgttagcgctatataaatataatatacatacactgtatacctactgcacttactgtacctccctctactgtaatgtaacctgtaaagtactgagtacacctgttagcgctatataaatacaatatacatactcggtatacctactgcacttactgtacctccctctactgtaatgtaacccgtaagtgctgagtacacctgttcgcactatataaataaaatatacatacactgtatacctactgcacttactgtacctccctctactgtaatgtaacctgtagagtgctgagtacacctgttagcgctatataaataaaatatacatacactgtatacctactgcacttactgtacctccctctactgtaatgtaacctgtaaagtgctgagtacacctgttagcgctatataaataaaatatacatacactgtatacctactgcacttactgtaccgccctctactgtaatgtaacctgtaaagtgttgagtacacctgttagcgctatataaatataatatacatacactgtatacctacggcACTTACTAtacctccctctgctgtaatgtaacctgtaaagtgctgagtacacctgttagcgctatttaaataaaatatacatacactgtatacctactgcacttactgtacctccctctactataatgtaacctgtaaagtgctgagtacacctgtcagcactatataaatataatatacatacactgtatacctactgcacttactgtacctccctctactataatgtaacctgtaaagtgctgagtacacctgttagcgctatataaataaaatatgcatacactgtatacctactgcacttactgtacctccctctactataatgtaacctgtaaagtgctgagtacacctgtcagcactatataaatataatatacatacactgtatacctactgctcttactgtacctccctctactgtaatg from Pelobates fuscus isolate aPelFus1 chromosome 1, aPelFus1.pri, whole genome shotgun sequence harbors:
- the MAP6 gene encoding microtubule-associated protein 6 isoform X1; its protein translation is MAWPCITRACCIARFWNQLDKGDIAVPLVFSKYSEVTDGIQQHQTYLQQPQARPSSTAIEVQLSLVEADHGGHAGSTRDLPQQHGPSHVKEQSGSIMRQDYKPWNIKPEPSCKPKSEYHPSETPFEQETQYKKDFKPWPIPRRGDHPWIHKPSPGLTAPTASSQAKRKKEPVAQPEKRLAEPANVEDTEKMVQKVKASVSFSKEKDKVSSAKDTPEKKVREKSPAGKPTVDGMRHRDASDIFNRQIKEDLGTSSSYRNEFKPWTDVRPMRSLRTRSLYKPPEEKVSHETSYNTTFKGECNQPATGDNKLTERRRIRSLYSEPHKESSKVEKPSVQTSRPKKTPTSHKPVKKAKEKQIVSGRASKKKTSETTPTTKPEDKEKSKEINNKLAEAKE